One Anolis carolinensis isolate JA03-04 chromosome 4, rAnoCar3.1.pri, whole genome shotgun sequence DNA window includes the following coding sequences:
- the LOC134298478 gene encoding uncharacterized protein LOC134298478: protein MFMFPTVKVPGDTTESLVCSFRSGCGELTLSQEYGHHPAVAVRCNMQVEDEELLGAGGGRSERATPETDAEFHQLAALASSTAYAQPNGVTQRRGVVRGDSTGGEEGSPSPGPQKMVFLEERMSAMETTLAVMSRAMERLAVLAEPERGRELRASSMWDVSMGSSQGFADLPAPKGREMRKEPGARPKIQTSLTRVEESDDEGEKPPRIPATLPTETLVPLANAGRGTGQREAAAGPTGPQGGLRRAENWGLPPQGPLPRREELRIEFGGESSELDFFLTTVRGYMEDNAHTFRTESSRVRAIGAVLKRGAASWYVQLHARRDPCLGSLRRFMGALETRFRDPLEQIRAREELKTVSQGQRSVSEYAEEFQCLAEKVPEWSAVTKIELFKEGLRREILSWAVHRDEPDTLRGWIQLAGRIETSLAQARRHRGGLQQRPQMKEGSRKEGSTPAGRRTEPTGNVSTSRRGCFVCGRLGHRAAECWQRKGEGGGPPKPRAVAGKRAEEEPPMRHHSGGLDEGEEDAMSEPCY, encoded by the coding sequence atgttcatgtttcctacagtaaaagttcctggtgataccacagagagtctcgtgtgttcattcaggagcggctgtggtgagctgacactaagccaagaatacggacaccatcccgctgtagcggtgaggtgtaacatgcaagtggaggatgaagagctcttgggcgccggaggaggaaggtcggaaagggccactcccgagacggacgctgagttccaccagctggcggccctggcgtcatccaccgcttatgcccagccaaatggggtaacccagaggcgcggagtggtgcggggagatagcaccggaggagaggaaggttcaccttccccaggcccgcaaaagatggtgtttctggaggagaggatgtcggcgatggagaccaccctggcagtgatgtcgagggcgatggagcgcctggcggttttggcggagccggagcgaggaagggaactccgggctagctcaatgtgggacgtgagcatgggaagcagccagggctttgcagacctcccagcaccgaagggaagggaaatgcgaaaggagcccggtgcccggcccaagatccaaacgagcctgacgcgggtggaggagagtgacgacgaaggggaaaagcctccgagaatcccggctacgctcccaactgagaccctggtgcccctggcgaatgccgggcgtggcacaggacaaagggaagcagcagcggggcccactggcccgcaagggggcttgcgacgggcggagaattggggattgccaccacagggacccctaccgagacgagaggaactaaggatcgagtttgggggagagtcctctgaactggattttttcctgaccacggtgaggggctatatggaggacaatgcccacacttttagaacggaatccagccgggtacgggccattggtgcagtgttgaagaggggagcggccagctggtacgttcaactacacgcgcggcgcgacccatgtctggggtcactccgacgctttatgggggccctggagacccgtttccgagatccactggagcagatccgggcgagggaggagttgaagaccgtctcccaggggcagaggtcggtatctgagtatgcggaggaattccaatgcctcgctgaaaaggtgccggaatggtctgcagtgacaaagatagaactcttcaaagaggggctcaggcgggagatcctctcctgggcggtgcatcgtgatgagcctgacacactgcgcggatggattcagctggcggggcgcatcgagacatcgctggcccaggcgaggaggcaccgaggagggctacagcagcggccgcagatgaaagaggggagccggaaggagggatcaaccccagccgggaggagaacggagccgacagggaacgtgagcaccagcaggaggggctgcttcgtgtgcggccgtttgggccacagggctgccgagtgctggcagagaaaaggggaaggcggaggcccgcccaaaccaagagccgtggcagggaaacgcgccgaggaagaaccaccgatgaggcaccactcgggggggttg